In one Vulgatibacter incomptus genomic region, the following are encoded:
- a CDS encoding polysaccharide deacetylase family protein, producing the protein MKTLLPLALVGIIIATGCQDRAPGGDAGTGGSDGGTGGSDGGTGGSDGGTGGNDGGTGGNDGGSGGSDGGSGGSDGGSGGREEPEVPFPNLIPPATGQAGATAPDGWTFLADDGVLGMGEWSRDADGSVVLYTEVSGGSPAGHARWWFTPIRLTGGRFYEYADEHRSYGKSRLIWSCQPENGERRFHYAWQTSSASVWTRSSFRFYVPETCDVTVMNVLDHPGYLETRHHELREVAPAPLPRPLVSIAFDDGYASSATVAAPALEALGMHGSFYLVNGWLGRAPYLAADAAASLARAGHELGCHSASHPVMPDVPAGQLRDEIEGCLRQVERLGASGGLAYPFGEFDEVVETYAKTQARYIRTSLSGLNDATVDPSRIRILAVTTETTTAEIEQAIDSAAATSTWLVLLFHDLGTPNESDPYTTDRGQFDEVLRYLASSGNQVLPVGEALDEVARAR; encoded by the coding sequence ATGAAGACGCTGCTCCCGTTGGCTCTCGTTGGAATCATCATCGCCACCGGCTGCCAAGACAGGGCGCCGGGCGGCGACGCCGGCACCGGCGGAAGCGACGGCGGCACCGGCGGAAGTGACGGCGGCACCGGCGGAAGCGACGGCGGCACCGGCGGAAACGACGGCGGCACCGGCGGAAACGACGGCGGCTCCGGAGGAAGCGACGGCGGCTCCGGAGGAAGCGACGGCGGCAGCGGCGGACGCGAGGAGCCGGAGGTCCCGTTCCCCAACCTGATTCCGCCGGCCACCGGCCAAGCGGGTGCGACCGCGCCCGACGGCTGGACCTTCCTCGCGGACGACGGCGTGTTGGGCATGGGCGAGTGGAGCCGGGACGCGGACGGCAGCGTCGTCCTCTACACCGAGGTCTCGGGCGGCTCGCCTGCCGGTCACGCCAGATGGTGGTTCACGCCGATTCGGCTGACGGGCGGGCGCTTCTACGAATACGCCGACGAACACCGCTCCTACGGAAAGAGCCGGCTGATCTGGTCCTGCCAACCCGAAAACGGTGAACGACGGTTCCACTATGCGTGGCAGACCTCCTCGGCGAGCGTCTGGACCCGATCGTCGTTCCGGTTCTATGTGCCCGAGACCTGCGACGTGACGGTGATGAACGTCCTCGACCATCCGGGCTACCTGGAGACCCGCCACCACGAGCTCCGAGAAGTAGCTCCGGCGCCCCTCCCCCGCCCGCTCGTCTCCATCGCTTTCGACGACGGATACGCCTCCAGCGCGACCGTCGCAGCCCCTGCGCTCGAGGCCTTGGGGATGCACGGCTCGTTCTACCTGGTGAACGGCTGGCTCGGGCGGGCCCCCTACCTCGCGGCCGACGCGGCAGCCAGCCTCGCCAGGGCGGGCCACGAGCTCGGCTGTCACTCCGCGAGCCACCCCGTGATGCCCGACGTCCCCGCCGGGCAACTACGAGACGAAATCGAGGGATGCCTCCGCCAGGTCGAGCGTCTCGGTGCGTCGGGAGGCCTCGCCTATCCCTTCGGCGAGTTCGACGAGGTCGTAGAGACCTATGCCAAGACCCAGGCGCGCTACATCCGCACCAGCCTCTCGGGCCTGAACGACGCGACGGTCGATCCCTCCCGGATCCGCATCCTGGCGGTGACGACGGAGACCACGACCGCCGAGATCGAGCAGGCCATCGACTCCGCGGCGGCGACCTCCACCTGGTTGGTGCTCCTCTTCCACGACCTGGGCACTCCGAACGAGTCGGATCCCTACACGACGGACCGCGGGCAATTCGACGAGGTCCTCCGCTACCTGGCCTCCAGTGGGAATCAGGTACTCCCCGTGGGCGAAGCGCTCGACGAGGTCGCCCGCGCGCGCTAG